A portion of the Labilithrix sp. genome contains these proteins:
- a CDS encoding phosphatase PAP2 family protein: MRSLLRVLAVGGAMLVAIDARADEPEPTPPSQTQPPPPTQPPPPTQAQPPPSPPSTPPRSAEPIAPLAEDPQRTRSLQPIAAAHPPERVTFDIDPVIDGSVVGVSLGFALLLDMVNSTGEVRPQQIAPSFDRSQLLGIDRVALTQTIDGNARAYSNVSLGLLAAYAVVDPILSGVRERSVQTALADAFLYAESVSLTYAVTNLAKIAVRRPRPIAHLEAERNKGDPTYSNANTDSALSFFSGHASVSAALGATATYLAFARSPHSARPWITLGVATLLASFTAYQRVRAGAHFPTDVIAGSIAGAGIGIVVPHLHRSEDIKQRRVWVGFAPAFQGDGGVMNAGGVF; the protein is encoded by the coding sequence ATGCGCTCTCTGCTGCGCGTCCTCGCCGTCGGCGGCGCGATGCTCGTCGCGATCGACGCGCGCGCGGACGAGCCCGAACCGACGCCGCCTTCGCAAACGCAGCCTCCTCCGCCCACGCAGCCTCCTCCGCCCACGCAGGCGCAACCGCCGCCGTCGCCTCCTTCAACGCCGCCCCGGTCCGCCGAGCCGATCGCGCCGCTGGCGGAGGATCCGCAGCGGACGCGGTCGCTGCAGCCGATCGCGGCGGCGCATCCGCCGGAGCGGGTGACGTTCGACATCGATCCGGTCATCGACGGCTCGGTCGTCGGGGTGTCGCTCGGGTTCGCGTTGCTCCTCGACATGGTGAACTCGACGGGAGAGGTCCGGCCGCAGCAGATCGCGCCGTCGTTCGATCGCTCGCAGCTCCTCGGGATCGATCGGGTCGCGCTCACGCAGACCATCGACGGCAACGCGCGGGCGTACTCGAACGTCAGCCTCGGCCTGCTCGCCGCGTACGCGGTCGTCGATCCGATCCTCAGCGGCGTGCGCGAGAGGAGCGTGCAGACGGCGCTCGCGGACGCGTTCCTCTACGCCGAGTCCGTCTCGCTGACGTACGCGGTGACGAACCTCGCGAAGATCGCGGTCCGCCGCCCGCGCCCGATCGCGCACCTCGAAGCCGAGCGGAACAAGGGCGACCCGACCTACTCGAACGCGAACACGGACAGCGCGCTCTCCTTCTTCTCCGGCCACGCCTCGGTCTCCGCCGCGCTCGGCGCGACCGCGACGTACCTCGCCTTCGCGCGCTCGCCGCACAGCGCGCGCCCGTGGATCACGCTCGGCGTCGCGACGCTCCTCGCTTCGTTCACCGCCTACCAGCGCGTCCGCGCCGGCGCGCACTTCCCGACCGACGTGATCGCGGGGAGCATCGCGGGCGCGGGCATCGGCATCGTCGTCCCGCACCTCCATCGCAGCGAGGACATCAAGCAGCGCCGCGTCTGGGTCGGCTTCGCGCCCGCCTTTCAGGGCGACGGCGGCGTCATGAACGCGGGCGGCGTCTTCTAA